The following coding sequences are from one Candidatus Methanoperedens sp. window:
- a CDS encoding NAD-dependent succinate-semialdehyde dehydrogenase, translating to MKKMVSINPATGDVNREFEFYSQERINESIKRSKDAFSDWKRLDVSERGKHLINAAKVLRRRKVELGEIITTEMGKPIRESIPEIEKCAWALEYFAENAKKFLEPQIVETDAKKAYVSFEPRGTILCIMPWNFPFWQALRFAAPALSGGNVVLLKHSSYVPLCALEIEKVFSDAGFPEGVFQTLLIDGPTASSLIERKEIDAVSLTGSVSAGEKVAEVCGQNMKKFVLELGGSDPFIVLEDADIEQAAKIAVLSRFQDAGQSCIAAKRFIVIQSIAEEFTSKFVEIASKLKVGDPMNPDTDMGPLVRKEQIQIIEDQVKDSLSKGAKVLLGGGRLPGNGYFYSPVILTDVTKEMKVINEETFAPVAPVIPVKDEAEAIRIANDSELGLGASLWTKDTNKGIHLSRELESGVVVINSLVKSDPRLPFGGIKKSGIGRELSKFGLYEFMNIKSVSVF from the coding sequence ATGAAAAAGATGGTATCTATTAATCCTGCTACCGGGGATGTAAATAGGGAATTTGAGTTTTATTCGCAAGAAAGGATAAATGAATCGATTAAGAGATCAAAAGATGCATTTTCGGACTGGAAAAGGCTTGACGTATCTGAGAGAGGAAAACATCTCATTAACGCCGCAAAAGTATTACGAAGAAGAAAGGTGGAACTTGGCGAAATCATCACTACGGAAATGGGTAAACCCATAAGAGAATCAATACCAGAGATTGAAAAATGTGCCTGGGCTCTTGAGTATTTTGCAGAGAATGCAAAGAAATTTTTAGAACCCCAGATTGTGGAAACGGACGCGAAGAAAGCGTATGTCTCATTTGAACCGCGGGGGACAATACTGTGCATCATGCCATGGAACTTTCCTTTCTGGCAGGCACTGCGTTTTGCTGCTCCTGCTCTTTCTGGGGGAAATGTTGTTCTTCTTAAACATTCAAGCTACGTCCCATTATGTGCACTTGAAATTGAAAAAGTATTTTCAGATGCTGGATTTCCCGAAGGGGTTTTCCAGACGCTGCTTATTGATGGGCCAACAGCATCGTCGCTTATCGAGAGAAAAGAGATAGATGCAGTATCATTGACAGGGAGCGTTTCTGCAGGAGAAAAGGTGGCAGAAGTTTGCGGACAGAACATGAAAAAGTTCGTTCTCGAACTTGGTGGAAGTGATCCTTTCATCGTACTTGAAGATGCTGATATTGAACAGGCTGCAAAGATCGCGGTTTTGAGCAGGTTCCAGGATGCTGGTCAGAGCTGTATCGCTGCGAAACGGTTCATCGTTATACAAAGTATTGCTGAAGAGTTCACCTCAAAGTTCGTGGAAATTGCTTCGAAACTCAAGGTCGGAGATCCAATGAATCCAGATACTGACATGGGTCCCCTTGTAAGAAAAGAACAGATCCAGATCATTGAGGATCAGGTGAAGGATTCGTTATCAAAGGGTGCAAAAGTGTTACTCGGAGGAGGAAGACTTCCTGGAAATGGGTATTTTTATTCCCCTGTTATCCTTACTGATGTAACAAAAGAAATGAAAGTTATAAATGAGGAAACATTTGCCCCGGTAGCACCAGTAATTCCAGTTAAAGATGAAGCAGAAGCGATAAGGATTGCTAATGATTCAGAGCTGGGTCTTGGTGCAAGTTTATGGACAAAGGACACTAATAAAGGTATTCATTTGTCAAGGGAACTTGAATCAGGAGTTGTAGTCATAAATTCCCTTGTTAAATCCGATCCACGCCTGCCTTTTGGAGGGATTAAGAAAAGCGGTATTGGACGGGAGCTTTCTAAATTCGGGCTCTATGAATTCATGAACATCAAATCCGTATCAGTGTTCTGA
- a CDS encoding NAD(P)H-dependent oxidoreductase, which yields MCGYIHKGNEPPEECPQCSSSSKEYSELNDKQKLRYDGEKFDVLLINGSSHRGHNTGVLVSLAEKALKRTGVSYRLFNLNELDIQHCWCCYSMRDSACTYPCRNQLDDAPALHEMIVDSKAVIVASPINWNNISARLKDFLDRLTCLQNLYLLKKEGLTTGKVVGILVNGHEDGGMKTALDIFIYFQQMGYVLAPFGFVYRTHGAQYNAKTDDDFFKNDDVLKKEVEGIINNVIETMKQDLETNLKDKIFPVCE from the coding sequence GTGTGCGGGTATATCCATAAGGGAAATGAGCCTCCGGAAGAATGTCCCCAATGCAGTAGTTCTTCTAAAGAATATTCGGAACTAAATGATAAGCAAAAACTCAGATACGATGGGGAAAAATTTGATGTTTTATTGATTAATGGAAGTTCTCACAGAGGTCATAATACTGGAGTTTTAGTAAGTTTGGCAGAAAAAGCTCTTAAAAGAACAGGCGTGAGTTATAGACTGTTTAATTTGAACGAATTGGATATTCAACACTGCTGGTGCTGCTACAGTATGAGGGATTCTGCATGCACATACCCATGCAGGAACCAGCTGGATGATGCGCCTGCACTCCATGAGATGATAGTTGATTCCAAAGCAGTGATCGTGGCTTCTCCTATAAATTGGAATAATATTTCTGCGCGATTAAAGGATTTTCTGGACAGGCTGACATGCCTTCAAAATCTTTATTTACTGAAAAAAGAAGGCTTAACTACTGGAAAAGTTGTTGGGATTTTAGTCAATGGCCATGAGGATGGAGGAATGAAAACGGCATTGGACATTTTTATTTATTTTCAGCAAATGGGGTATGTTCTTGCTCCGTTCGGTTTTGTATATAGAACTCATGGCGCACAATATAATGCAAAAACAGACGATGATTTTTTCAAAAATGACGACGTATTAAAGAAAGAAGTCGAGGGCATTATTAACAATGTTATTGAAACAATGAAACAGGATCTGGAAACAAACTTGAAAGATAAAATATTTCCTGTTTGTGAATGA
- a CDS encoding DUF2769 domain-containing protein: MDKKEAIKLCICGLCPTYIECREEIAFCLSTIGKSKCIKEEKGCLCPGCPVHEKMGFRHVYYCIRGNEKDQLAKK, translated from the coding sequence ATGGATAAAAAAGAAGCCATTAAGTTATGCATATGCGGGCTTTGTCCCACATATATCGAATGCAGGGAAGAAATAGCATTTTGTCTTTCGACAATTGGAAAAAGCAAATGCATTAAAGAGGAAAAAGGATGTTTGTGCCCGGGCTGTCCGGTTCACGAAAAAATGGGGTTTAGACATGTTTACTACTGCATCCGCGGAAACGAAAAAGATCAGCTTGCAAAAAAGTAA